A window of Dickeya zeae NCPPB 2538 contains these coding sequences:
- a CDS encoding efflux RND transporter permease subunit — translation MFSRFFIHRPVFAWVLAIVIMLAGALSIESLPVAQYPDVAPPSIAIKASYPGASADVLENSVTQVIEQQLTGLDGLLYFSSSSDSSGDVRITATFAQGTNPDTAQVQVQNKVQQATTRLPTEVQQQGITVTKSQQDFLLIMALYDTTDKSTAADIADYMVSNLQDPLSRVEGVGSIQVFGSQYAMRIWMDPTKLAAYSLMPSDISSAIEAQNTQVSAGKIGAQPANRDQQLTATVTAQSRLKTPEQFRDIIVKSESSGALVHLGDVARVELGNEDYTTTTRLNGHPAAGIAVMLSSGANALATAERVKAKVAEFTAQMPKGYAVSYPKDSTDFIKVSVEEVVHTLFEAILLVVLVMFLFLQNLRATLIPAVAVPVVLLGTFGVLAVFGYSINTLTLFGMVLAIGLLVDDAIVVVENVERLMRDKGLSPVAATEQSMREISSALVGVALVLSAVFLPMAFFGGSTGVIYRQFSITIVSSMLLSVVVALTLTPALCAALLKPVAHAPSNGSGFFARFNRGYENVQQRYTGRVTHVITGPWRYLALYGVVIVVMGVLFVRLPGGFLPNEDQGDVMVMFTLPAGATEARTSKVGESIEHYFLNEEKNNVEAIFVISGFNFSGSGQNAGMAFVALKNWSQRPGQANSSVAIAQRAMQSLSVIRDAQVFTMSPPAVQGLGQSDGFTFELQATGNTDRSRLLALRNQLLVAAAKDPRLAAVRPNDLEQMPQLQVDLDYARIRALGLSISDVTSTLSSAWGGTYVNDFIDRGRVKKVYIQGDAESRGQPSDLDKWFVRGTDSSGNTVMTPFSSFASTRWSYGPESLSRYNGLASYEIQGTGAPGVSSGKAMDEMEALARALPAGTTFAWSELSYQERLASGQAMSLYVMSILVVFLCLAALYESWSIPFSVMLVIPLGVVGAVLAATVRGLENDVYFQVALLTTIGLSAKNAILIVEFAEAAYQRGATLYEAALEGASTRLRPVLMTSLAFIAGVFPLAIATGAGANSRISIGSGIVGGTLTATVLAIFLVPMFFVMVRRAFPGRRTPAAPSTVESTSTQGEN, via the coding sequence ATGTTCTCCCGTTTCTTTATTCATCGACCCGTGTTTGCCTGGGTACTCGCTATCGTGATTATGCTGGCGGGGGCGTTGTCAATAGAGTCGCTGCCGGTGGCGCAATACCCGGATGTGGCTCCGCCGTCTATCGCTATCAAAGCCAGTTACCCCGGCGCTTCCGCTGATGTGCTGGAAAACAGTGTGACCCAGGTGATTGAACAGCAGCTCACCGGGCTTGACGGGCTACTCTATTTTTCGTCATCCAGCGATTCGAGTGGTGATGTCCGCATCACCGCCACCTTTGCGCAGGGCACCAACCCGGATACCGCGCAGGTTCAGGTACAAAATAAAGTACAGCAAGCCACCACGCGTCTGCCTACGGAAGTGCAGCAACAAGGCATCACGGTGACCAAATCCCAGCAGGATTTCCTGCTGATTATGGCGCTGTACGACACAACCGATAAAAGCACGGCTGCGGATATCGCGGACTACATGGTCAGCAACCTACAGGATCCGCTCTCCCGGGTGGAAGGGGTGGGCAGCATACAAGTGTTTGGTTCCCAGTATGCGATGCGGATCTGGATGGACCCGACCAAACTGGCGGCGTACAGCCTGATGCCATCGGATATTTCCTCCGCGATTGAAGCGCAAAACACCCAGGTTTCCGCCGGGAAAATCGGCGCGCAGCCTGCCAACCGCGATCAGCAACTGACCGCTACGGTTACGGCGCAATCGCGGTTGAAAACCCCGGAGCAGTTTCGCGACATCATCGTGAAAAGTGAATCCAGCGGTGCGCTGGTACATCTTGGCGATGTGGCGCGGGTTGAGCTGGGTAATGAGGACTACACCACCACCACGCGGTTGAACGGCCACCCGGCTGCCGGTATCGCCGTGATGCTGTCATCTGGTGCCAACGCGCTGGCAACGGCGGAGCGGGTGAAAGCCAAAGTGGCGGAATTCACCGCGCAGATGCCGAAAGGCTATGCGGTGTCTTACCCGAAAGACAGCACCGACTTTATCAAGGTATCGGTAGAAGAAGTGGTGCATACCTTGTTTGAAGCCATCCTGCTGGTGGTGTTGGTGATGTTTCTGTTCCTACAGAACCTGCGTGCCACGCTGATCCCGGCGGTGGCGGTGCCGGTCGTATTGCTGGGTACCTTTGGCGTACTGGCGGTATTCGGGTATTCCATCAATACCCTGACGCTGTTCGGTATGGTGCTGGCGATAGGTCTGCTGGTGGATGATGCCATCGTGGTGGTGGAGAACGTCGAGCGGCTAATGCGCGACAAGGGCTTGTCGCCGGTGGCGGCGACGGAACAGTCGATGCGCGAGATTTCCAGCGCGCTGGTGGGGGTAGCGCTGGTACTGAGCGCGGTGTTCCTGCCGATGGCGTTCTTCGGCGGTTCGACCGGGGTTATCTACCGGCAGTTCTCCATCACCATTGTCTCCTCGATGTTACTGTCTGTCGTTGTGGCGCTGACGCTGACACCGGCACTCTGTGCTGCGTTGCTCAAACCGGTGGCGCATGCGCCGTCTAACGGTAGCGGCTTTTTCGCCCGCTTCAACCGGGGCTATGAAAATGTGCAGCAACGCTATACCGGACGCGTGACGCATGTGATAACCGGCCCGTGGCGTTATCTGGCGCTGTACGGCGTAGTGATTGTCGTCATGGGCGTACTGTTCGTGCGGCTGCCGGGCGGCTTTCTGCCCAATGAAGATCAGGGCGACGTGATGGTGATGTTCACGCTACCGGCAGGCGCCACCGAAGCCCGTACCAGTAAAGTCGGGGAGAGCATTGAGCACTATTTTCTCAATGAAGAGAAAAACAATGTTGAGGCTATTTTCGTGATTTCTGGCTTTAACTTCAGCGGCAGTGGGCAGAATGCCGGGATGGCGTTTGTGGCACTCAAGAACTGGAGCCAGCGCCCCGGTCAGGCGAACAGTTCCGTCGCGATTGCCCAACGCGCCATGCAGTCGTTGTCGGTTATCCGTGACGCTCAGGTATTCACCATGTCACCTCCGGCGGTACAGGGGCTGGGGCAGTCGGATGGTTTTACCTTTGAATTGCAGGCGACCGGCAATACGGATCGCAGCCGCTTGCTGGCGTTACGTAATCAATTGTTGGTTGCGGCAGCGAAAGACCCACGGCTGGCAGCGGTACGTCCTAACGATCTGGAGCAGATGCCGCAACTACAGGTAGACCTTGATTACGCCAGAATTCGTGCGCTGGGGTTGTCGATCAGTGATGTCACCAGCACGCTGAGCAGCGCCTGGGGCGGGACTTACGTCAATGACTTCATCGATCGCGGTCGGGTAAAAAAGGTTTACATTCAGGGGGATGCCGAGTCTCGCGGTCAGCCATCGGATCTCGATAAGTGGTTTGTCCGCGGAACCGATAGCAGTGGCAACACGGTGATGACGCCATTTTCCTCGTTTGCGTCTACTCGCTGGAGTTACGGCCCGGAAAGCCTGTCGCGTTATAACGGCCTGGCCTCCTATGAGATTCAGGGTACCGGTGCGCCCGGTGTCAGCTCCGGTAAGGCGATGGATGAAATGGAAGCGCTAGCCCGTGCGCTGCCCGCCGGTACAACCTTTGCCTGGAGTGAACTCTCCTATCAGGAGCGGCTGGCCAGCGGGCAGGCAATGTCGCTTTATGTCATGTCGATTCTGGTGGTGTTTCTATGTCTGGCGGCACTGTATGAAAGCTGGAGTATTCCTTTTTCGGTGATGTTGGTGATTCCGCTGGGTGTGGTCGGCGCGGTGCTGGCGGCGACAGTGCGTGGGCTGGAAAACGATGTGTATTTCCAGGTGGCGCTACTCACCACTATCGGGTTGTCGGCCAAAAACGCCATTTTGATTGTGGAATTCGCCGAAGCGGCTTATCAGCGAGGGGCCACCCTGTATGAAGCAGCACTGGAGGGGGCAAGCACCCGTCTGCGGCCGGTACTGATGACGTCGCTGGCGTTTATCGCCGGGGTGTTCCCATTAGCGATAGCGACCGGTGCCGGTGCCAACAGCCGCATCTCCATTGGTAGCGGTATTGTCGGCGGTACGCTGACGGCCACCGTACTGGCGATTTTTCTGGTACCGATGTTCTTTGTGATGGTCAGACGGGCCTTCCCCGGTCGCCGCACGCCAGCAGCACCGTCAACGGTAGAGTCTACCTCTACACAGGGAGAAAACTGA
- a CDS encoding efflux RND transporter periplasmic adaptor subunit — MRGKSFIVTAGMLTVLLTGCERNTASSEAIQPVSVTVQTLHSAPVTLHSELTGRVTAAMVSEVRPQVDGIIQQRLFTEGSEVKAGQVLYQIDPASYQAAFDQAAATLKNAQSTVRSAKLKAERYARLLKDEGVAQQDADDAQATYEEDVASVAEKAAALKTAQINLAYTRITAPISGRIGISSVTPGALVTASQSTALATIRQLDPIYVDLTQSSSQRLAMLAHQKQQQAAVTLTLENGQPYDQTGKLKLAEVAVDTSTGSVTLRAEFPNAGHMLLPGMFVRAAVETANVPDAILAPQQGILRDTKGNAYALVVNNQQVVERREVETGEAIGNRWLITRGLTAGDRLVTEGTDKVREGDKVTAVEATSQPAPSASGTTEAR; from the coding sequence ATGAGAGGTAAGAGCTTTATTGTAACAGCCGGTATGCTCACCGTGCTGCTGACCGGATGTGAGCGCAACACCGCTTCATCAGAGGCGATACAACCAGTATCGGTGACCGTGCAGACGCTGCATAGCGCCCCCGTGACCTTGCACAGCGAACTGACCGGCCGCGTAACAGCGGCGATGGTGTCTGAGGTTCGCCCACAGGTCGATGGCATTATCCAGCAACGGCTGTTTACCGAAGGGAGCGAAGTCAAAGCCGGGCAGGTGTTGTATCAGATAGACCCAGCCAGTTATCAGGCGGCGTTCGATCAGGCGGCGGCGACGTTGAAAAACGCCCAGTCCACGGTGCGCTCGGCCAAACTGAAAGCCGAACGTTACGCCCGCTTGTTGAAAGACGAGGGGGTAGCGCAGCAGGACGCGGATGACGCTCAGGCCACGTATGAAGAGGACGTCGCCAGCGTGGCGGAGAAAGCCGCCGCGCTGAAAACCGCGCAAATCAACCTGGCGTACACGCGGATTACCGCACCGATATCCGGTCGTATCGGCATTTCATCGGTAACGCCGGGTGCGCTGGTCACCGCCAGTCAGAGCACCGCGCTGGCGACCATTCGCCAGTTAGATCCGATCTATGTCGACCTTACCCAGTCAAGCAGTCAGCGGCTGGCGATGCTGGCACATCAGAAGCAGCAACAGGCGGCGGTGACGCTGACGCTGGAAAATGGCCAGCCTTACGACCAGACCGGCAAGCTGAAACTGGCGGAAGTGGCTGTGGACACGTCCACTGGCTCGGTAACGTTGCGCGCTGAGTTCCCCAACGCGGGCCATATGCTGTTGCCCGGCATGTTTGTGCGTGCGGCGGTGGAGACCGCTAACGTGCCCGATGCCATTCTGGCACCCCAGCAAGGCATCCTGCGGGATACCAAAGGCAATGCCTACGCGCTGGTGGTCAATAACCAGCAGGTGGTGGAGCGGCGTGAGGTGGAAACCGGCGAGGCGATCGGTAACCGTTGGTTGATAACCCGGGGGTTAACGGCCGGAGATCGTTTGGTGACGGAGGGGACCGACAAGGTGCGTGAAGGCGATAAGGTTACCGCCGTTGAGGCGACGAGTCAGCCAGCGCCGAGCGCGTCAGGCACGACGGAGGCCCGCTAA
- a CDS encoding InlB B-repeat-containing protein, whose protein sequence is MSKCNKLIADFADRVPVNGKGTSDCQHPASRRRLVGNMALSMFLLAGSPTLSLAATSSYVLTITASTQGTITGAVSGTSYASGTRLTLKASPYGSYSVKAWTGDAASCGSNPTCTLTMNGKKNVGISFKSVPVGFGAGVTGGDGGEVITVATMDELKRALCNNESGGTCKDTTPRVIQLKSVIDFRGQDGNESSLGCTISHNDCAVNGKPERILAVANYCDGHQTYNVTYDAAGKKPLLIGSNKTLIGIGKNAGIKGKGVAIRNGASNVIVRNLSITDINESVVWGGDAVSIDNASRVWVDHNYIARIGRQMIVTGWGTAANVTISNNFLDGTTEVGHYCDKRHYWMMLLLGENQSVTLTGNRIYNSSGRSPEIGKQDIAKSGGIVHLVNNLFDSNYNMGLRGDDNTIAFVEGNYFTSTNLPFLPIMLYGSNPLNNKVFATLDSTVGAQQSQCRSVLGRDCVSNYATNNTDKFIVNPKVMNDINASSAMKKGLGSVTPFSYSQVKSTVGNNVGPQNNLDR, encoded by the coding sequence ATGAGTAAGTGTAATAAATTAATAGCCGATTTTGCTGATCGGGTGCCGGTAAATGGAAAAGGCACGTCCGATTGTCAGCATCCGGCCTCCCGGCGCAGACTTGTTGGCAACATGGCGCTATCGATGTTTTTGCTGGCTGGGAGCCCGACACTTTCACTGGCAGCTACATCCAGTTATGTGCTAACGATCACGGCCTCAACTCAGGGTACGATTACCGGTGCCGTTTCCGGTACCAGCTATGCATCCGGCACCAGGCTGACGCTGAAAGCCAGCCCGTACGGTAGCTATAGTGTGAAGGCCTGGACCGGCGATGCCGCTTCATGTGGCAGTAACCCGACCTGTACGTTGACGATGAATGGTAAAAAAAATGTTGGGATAAGCTTTAAAAGCGTACCGGTCGGTTTTGGTGCAGGGGTTACCGGGGGAGATGGCGGCGAGGTTATTACCGTAGCCACAATGGATGAATTGAAACGAGCGTTGTGTAATAACGAATCCGGTGGCACATGTAAGGACACCACACCGCGTGTTATCCAACTGAAATCGGTGATTGATTTCCGCGGACAGGACGGAAATGAAAGTAGTCTTGGTTGTACAATTTCTCATAATGACTGTGCAGTAAATGGTAAGCCTGAACGTATTTTGGCTGTGGCTAATTATTGTGATGGTCATCAGACCTATAATGTTACCTACGATGCTGCGGGCAAAAAACCACTCTTGATCGGTTCCAATAAAACATTGATTGGTATTGGCAAGAATGCTGGCATCAAAGGCAAAGGGGTTGCTATACGTAACGGTGCTTCGAATGTGATTGTGCGTAACCTGTCTATTACCGATATTAACGAAAGTGTTGTCTGGGGTGGAGATGCCGTCAGCATAGATAATGCCAGCCGAGTTTGGGTTGATCACAACTATATTGCCCGTATTGGCCGTCAGATGATTGTAACCGGCTGGGGTACTGCGGCCAATGTGACCATTTCCAATAATTTCCTGGATGGCACCACCGAAGTCGGACATTATTGCGATAAACGCCATTACTGGATGATGCTGCTGTTAGGCGAAAACCAGAGTGTGACGCTGACTGGTAACCGGATTTATAATTCCTCTGGCCGTTCTCCTGAAATAGGCAAACAAGATATCGCTAAAAGCGGTGGTATCGTGCATCTGGTGAATAACTTGTTTGATTCGAATTACAACATGGGGCTTCGTGGCGATGACAATACGATAGCCTTTGTGGAAGGGAATTATTTCACTTCAACCAATCTCCCTTTCTTACCCATCATGCTGTACGGTAGTAATCCGCTAAATAATAAAGTGTTTGCAACACTTGATTCGACCGTAGGCGCGCAACAGTCGCAGTGTCGTTCGGTGCTGGGTCGTGACTGTGTCAGCAATTATGCAACTAACAACACCGATAAATTTATTGTCAATCCAAAAGTGATGAACGATATCAATGCTTCGTCGGCCATGAAAAAAGGGCTGGGTAGTGTGACGCCGTTCAGTTACTCGCAAGTGAAATCAACGGTGGGGAATAACGTCGGTCCGCAGAATAATCTGGATAGATAA
- a CDS encoding efflux transporter outer membrane subunit: MRVIMMVLGGSLLLSGCSLDPHYQRPSAPVPAAWPQGASYPATAQAHPPAEDIPWREVMVDDKLRQVVEMALSDNRDLRKAIADVEAARAQLGEQRATLLPTINAGIDGDRSRSLISGSDSTVLSSSYGASLSTSAFTLDLFGKNRSLTGAAREAYLSSAATATSTRLTLIADTATAWVALATARSNLTLARQTMESAGQSLAVTRSRLRNGVASAVDVAQAETVYQQARADVASALTTEAQDKNALDLLAGRPVPEALLPGDVASLSQAVKPVAAGISSAVLLRRPDVQAAEHTLKSANANIGAARAAFFPSITLTASNGLSSEALSSLFSGGAHVWSLAPSVSLPIFDGGANLSALRYAEAEKQGYVASYEKTVQTAFREVADALARKGTIDEQQAAQRDYVTAAERSYQLASNRYQAGVDTYLNVLDAQRTLYSARQSLFSLEQSRLDNLITLYNVLGGGGK; encoded by the coding sequence ATGCGCGTTATCATGATGGTATTGGGCGGCAGCCTGCTGTTATCCGGTTGTTCACTGGATCCGCACTATCAACGGCCATCCGCACCGGTGCCTGCCGCCTGGCCGCAAGGCGCATCCTATCCGGCGACAGCGCAGGCTCACCCACCCGCAGAGGATATTCCCTGGCGAGAGGTGATGGTGGATGACAAATTGCGCCAGGTGGTGGAGATGGCGTTATCGGATAACCGGGATCTGCGTAAAGCGATTGCCGATGTGGAGGCGGCACGGGCGCAGCTTGGCGAACAACGGGCAACCTTGTTGCCGACGATTAACGCCGGTATAGACGGTGATCGCAGCCGGTCACTCATCAGTGGCAGTGACAGCACCGTGCTAAGCAGCAGTTATGGTGCCAGCTTATCTACCAGCGCATTTACGCTCGATCTGTTTGGGAAAAACCGCAGTCTGACGGGGGCGGCGCGGGAGGCGTATTTGTCCAGTGCCGCGACCGCCACCAGTACCCGCCTGACGCTGATTGCCGATACGGCGACAGCCTGGGTGGCGCTGGCAACGGCCCGCAGCAATCTGACGCTGGCACGCCAGACGATGGAGAGTGCCGGACAATCACTGGCGGTAACCCGCAGCCGATTGCGTAATGGTGTGGCATCGGCGGTGGATGTCGCGCAAGCGGAAACCGTCTATCAACAGGCTCGTGCCGATGTCGCCAGCGCGCTAACCACCGAAGCGCAGGATAAAAATGCGCTCGATTTGTTAGCCGGACGACCCGTACCGGAGGCGCTACTGCCGGGCGATGTGGCATCGTTGTCGCAGGCGGTGAAACCGGTTGCCGCCGGTATTTCGTCTGCCGTGTTGTTGCGCCGTCCGGATGTACAGGCCGCAGAACATACGCTGAAATCGGCCAATGCCAATATTGGCGCGGCCCGTGCGGCGTTTTTCCCCAGTATTACCCTGACTGCCAGCAACGGTTTGAGTAGCGAGGCGCTGTCATCACTGTTCAGTGGTGGTGCTCACGTGTGGTCGCTGGCACCGTCCGTCAGTCTGCCTATCTTTGACGGGGGAGCCAATCTGTCGGCGTTACGCTATGCCGAAGCAGAAAAGCAGGGTTATGTCGCCAGTTACGAGAAAACGGTGCAGACCGCATTTCGCGAAGTGGCCGATGCGCTGGCGCGTAAAGGAACGATTGATGAGCAACAGGCGGCACAGCGAGATTACGTGACGGCGGCCGAACGTAGCTATCAATTGGCCAGCAACCGCTACCAGGCAGGGGTCGATACCTACCTTAACGTACTGGATGCCCAGCGCACGTTGTACAGTGCCCGTCAGTCGTTATTCAGCCTGGAGCAGTCGCGGCTGGATAATCTGATCACGCTGTATAATGTGTTGGGCGGCGGGGGGAAATAA
- a CDS encoding TetR/AcrR family transcriptional regulator, with product MSSPQHEEKTQTRRDQIVAAARLCFRRSGFHGASMAEIAGQAQLSVGQIYRYFVNKDDIIEEIVRRIVDIRLQRMTPENGEPQRFIPLLAHRQLPADLGGDDDDNLLMLEVASEATRNPRVADIMRDAEQKMFTHTSTLIKKRFPHFPDEDIAARTELIAVLCEGTTFRSLIPQHAPVAVLEQLYQTLIDSLFPEKTP from the coding sequence ATGTCATCACCCCAACATGAAGAGAAAACCCAGACCCGGCGTGACCAGATAGTCGCTGCTGCCCGCCTGTGCTTCCGTCGCTCGGGCTTTCACGGTGCCAGCATGGCGGAAATAGCCGGACAGGCGCAGCTTAGCGTCGGGCAGATTTACCGTTACTTCGTCAATAAAGACGACATCATCGAGGAGATCGTGCGTCGCATTGTCGATATTCGGCTCCAGCGCATGACGCCTGAAAACGGCGAACCCCAGCGTTTTATCCCGCTGCTGGCCCACCGCCAGTTGCCGGCTGACCTCGGCGGCGATGACGATGACAACCTGCTGATGCTGGAAGTGGCCTCTGAAGCGACCCGCAACCCACGCGTAGCCGACATCATGCGGGATGCCGAGCAGAAAATGTTCACCCACACCAGTACCTTGATAAAAAAACGTTTTCCGCATTTTCCGGATGAGGACATCGCCGCACGAACCGAACTGATCGCCGTATTGTGCGAAGGCACGACGTTTCGCAGCTTAATTCCGCAGCACGCCCCGGTTGCGGTACTGGAGCAGTTGTATCAGACCCTGATTGATTCGTTATTCCCAGAGAAAACACCATGA